The genome window ATCGAATGGCCGAGCACGTAGAGCGGGCCGGGATGGGCGGCGAGCGTGTCGGCGGCCATTTCCTCGATTGACGTCTGGCTGTCGACGTCGGCGACCGCACACGGGAGATGGGGTTCGAGCCGGGCGAGCGTTCTCTCGAAGATGGTGCGGTCGCACAGCAGGCCGGGGACGAGAACGACGGTCGGCGTTTCCGTCATGCGCCGTCTCCCCTGTCGTCCGCCAACCGGATCAGACCTTCCTGGGTGACGCTTGCGACCAGCCTGCCGTCGCGGGAATAGAGCGAACCGCGATTGAAGCCGCGCCCGCCGGACGCGTTCGGGCTGTCCTGCGCGTAGAGCAGCCATTCGTCGGCGCGGAACGGGCGGTGGAACCACATTGCGTGGTCGAGGCTGGCCAATTGCAGATCGGGATTGAACACCGAGCGGCCATGGGCGAACAGTGCAGTGTCGAGCAGCGTCATGTCGGAGGCGTAGGCCAACACGCAGTCGTGGATGTCCTGACGGTCGGGCAGGGCGCCGGTCGCGCGCACCCAGACATATTGCTGCGGGGCGAACTTCTTGCTGCTGAAATAGTGTTCGAGATTGACCGGGCGCAGCTCGATGGGGCGTTCGCGCTCCCAATAGGCGCGGACGTTTTCCGGTGCGTTGTGCAGGAATTTCTCGC of Hyphomicrobiales bacterium contains these proteins:
- the tesB gene encoding acyl-CoA thioesterase II, giving the protein MPSAVETLLSVLDLEPLERNLFRGRSPQVGWQRVYGGLVIGQSLVAAWRTVDDRPVHSLHGYFMRPGDPSVPIIYDVDRIRDGKSFATRRVVAIQHGKAIFSMSASFQRVEEGLEHQIEMPDVPMPEDLPGEAELREKFLHNAPENVRAYWERERPIELRPVNLEHYFSSKKFAPQQYVWVRATGALPDRQDIHDCVLAYASDMTLLDTALFAHGRSVFNPDLQLASLDHAMWFHRPFRADEWLLYAQDSPNASGGRGFNRGSLYSRDGRLVASVTQEGLIRLADDRGDGA